GAAGAAAAAGAAATATGGGAGGTGATTAGAGATTGTAGTGGCACAAAAGCCCCGGGCCCCGATGGGTTCAATTTGAGTTTTTACAAGAAATTTTGGGGAACTATTAAGGTTGATCTCATCAATGCCATTCAATCTTTTTGGGACAATGGCGAAATCTCCAACGGGTGTAATGCGTCTTTTATCACATTGGTTCCAAAAGTCTCGAACCCATCATCCCTCAATGATACCGCCTGATTAGCCTTATTGGGAGCTACTACAAAATAGTAGCCAAACTTCTGTCGAACCGGCTTAGAAAGGTGGTCCCGAAGTTAGTAGGCTCTGAACAAAGTGCATTTATTAAGGGTCGAAACATCCTTGATGGTGCCCTTGTTGTGAATGAGACAATTGGTCACCTAAAGCAAAATAATACAAAAAGTCTCATCTTCAAAGTTGATTTCGAGAAAGCGTTTGATTGTCTAAATTGGGAATTCTTGGTTGAAGTAATGTGTTTCATGGGTTTTGGTTCCAAGTGGAGGAAAATGGATAATGTCTTGCCTTCAATCCGCTTCTATCTCAATTCTTGTGAATGGCTCACCTACGAAGGAATTTAAACTAGGAAGGGGGGTTCGTCAAGGGGATCCTTTATCCCCCTTTCTATTTATTCTTGCCACGGAAGGTTTGAAAGCATTAACAAAATCGGCGGTAAAAAATAACATGTTTGAAGGAGTTGAAATAGGACGTGACAAAGTTTGTGTTTCTCACCTACAATTCGCGGACGACACGATTTATTTTGGAAAATGGAATTTGAGAAATATAAGAAATCTCATGAAGCTTCTTAAATGTTTTGAATTATCATCGGGACTCAAAGTTAACTATCATAAAAGTAGTATCTTCGGGTTGGGTGTTGAAAATGAAGAGGTGAGGTATTTGGCTATTGCATTCGGTTGTAAAGTAGGTGCACTTCCTTCACTTATCTTGGTCTCCCGATTGGTGCAAATATGAAAAAATTGGATAGTTGGAAACCGGCGATCGATAAATTTGAGAAACGACTTTCGGATTGGAAGGCTCGTTCGGTGTCTTTTGGGGGTCGATTAACACTTGTAAAGTCGGTGCTAAATAGTCTTCCGTTGTATTtcttctcgctctttcgtgccccgCCATGTGTGCTAAAAAAACTTGAGAGTGTGAGACGTTCCTTTTTTTGGGCGGGATGAGGTGTGATTCAAAAATTGCTTGGGTTAAATGGGAGGAAGTTCTCTTACCATACGGGTCGGGGGGTTAAATTTGGGTTCTCTAAAAAGAAAAAATCTAGCTTTGATCgggaagtggtggtggaggtttaaaactgaGCCCAACGCTTTGTGGGTCAAAGTTATTTCGAGCAGTTATGGGTCTTCGGGTGGTTTCGAGTCTTTTAATAACAAAAAAGCTTTCACTTATAATTCTACTTGGTCAAATATCATCCTAACAGGTGGTCACATTGATGATTCGGGGATCTCTTTCTCCAAGTCGTTTATTAAAACTATTGGAGACGGAGGCAACACATCGTTCTGGAGCGATGCATGGGCTTCTTCTATTCCTTTTGAGCAGTCCTACAAAAGATTATTTCGGCTGGAGAGGAATTGGGCAGCACGAGTCAGAGAAAGAGTGTTTTGGGACGGGAATACCACTGTTAGTGCATGGGATTAGATACGCGAGCTGACGGGTCGAACTCTCTTCGAGTTACAGCAGATAATTGCTTTGATTGCTTCCTGATGTGTGAAGCGGAggcgtacgaaatactattatttttactacgaaatacgatacaaattacacaagttttattatttatttacaaatgggatatacctaaactctgctacaacactataggcagtgtacctaatcgtagagtagtatagtttttagtaagtctggttcgttccacagggagacggcttattttacactatatttttatataactatatttgtacaatatatatatatatatatatatatatatatatatatatatatatatatatattacaattattattattataaaagggaggttttaccgtttaatgaccggttta
This genomic window from Rutidosis leptorrhynchoides isolate AG116_Rl617_1_P2 chromosome 2, CSIRO_AGI_Rlap_v1, whole genome shotgun sequence contains:
- the LOC139888962 gene encoding uncharacterized protein, which gives rise to MGGSSLTIRVGGLNLGSLKRKNLALIGKWWWRFKTEPNALWVKVISSSYGSSGGFESFNNKKAFTYNSTWSNIILTGGHIDDSGISFSKSFIKTIGDGGNTSFWSDAWASSIPFEQSYKRLFRLERNWAARVRERVFWDGNTTVSAWD